Genomic window (Candidatus Zixiibacteriota bacterium):
TAAATCCGGGGCTACTTTCTTTGTAGAGCCGATGCAGACGGTGGAGATGAACAACCAGTTGCGCGGGCTGTACCTCGAGGAAGAGGCTGAAATCGAGAGGATTTTGATCGATATCGGTGATTCGATCCGCGAACGATCAGACGAACTCAAAGCTAATTACCAGATTATCGGGAGAATAGATTTCCTGCATGCCAAAGCACGGCTGGCCGTGCAACTCGACTGCAACAAACCGGAACTGGCCCATAAAGCGTTGTTAGAGCTGAATCAGGCTCGTCATCCCCTGCTGATTATGGCCCATGAGGACAAGCACAAAGTGGTCCCGCTCGACCTCAGCCTGGGAGTGGACTTTAACTGTCTTGTGATTACCGGTCCCAATATGGGCGGTAAGACAGTCGCGCTGAAAACTGCCGGGCTTTTGGCACTTATGGCGCAGTCGGGCCTGTTGATACCCGCCGGAGAAAACTGCAAAGTTGGAATCTTCGACCATGTTTTTGCGGATATCGGAGATGAGCAGTCGATCGAGCTTTCACTGTCCACTTTTTCAGCGCATATCTCGCGCATAATATCAGCCATAAAAGAATGCCGTCAGAGCAGTCTGATTTTGATCGATGAGCTCGGGGCCGGAACCGACCCGGTCGAGGGCTCAGCTTTGGGTGAAGCGATCTTAAACGAGATCCTCAGATGCCGGGGCAAGGCTGTTGTAACGACCCATTATTCGGCCCTCAAAACACTGCCTGAAAAGGACCGGCGGATTCAAAACGCCAGCCTTGAATTCAACCAGAAGACTCTCGAACCGACCTACCGGCTGAAAATCGGACTGCCGGGATCATCTTACGCGATCGAAATGGCCAAACGACTGGGTATGCCGGAAAAAGTCGTTGCCGAAGCGGTCAAACTGGTCGGAAGCCAGGAACGCAACCTGGCCGAACTGATCTCGAAGCTCCAGTCGGCAACCCAAAAGGCGGAATTTGAACGTAAAGTCATGAATGAGCAAAAGGCCGCAATTGATGAAGCCAAAACATTTTACGAGAACAAGAAAGCTGAAATAGAAAAATCTGAAAAAGAACACAAGAAAAACGCGGAAAAAGAGGCCCGGGTGCTGGTCGAAAAAACACGCGCTGATCTCGAACGCTTGATAAAAGAGATAAAAGAAAGCCAGGCCAGCAAAAAGAGCGTCAAAAAAAGCCACGAGTACATCGACCGAAAACGTGAAGAACTGCGCGAGAAGACGACAGACTTTAAAGCCAAACCCGAGCAGTCGCTTTCTCCGGGTGACCGTGTGCTGGTCGAAAACCTTCAGGCCGAGGGCGAGCTACTCGATAAAAACGCTAACACAGGCATCTGGCGCGTTCAGGTCGGTAATCTGGTAGTCAACACCTCTGACGGGCTTTTGAAAAAACTTAAATCAAAAGAAAAAGCTCCCAAACCTCCAGCCGGGGTAAACTATGCTCCCTTTTCTGATATATCGATGCAGATATCACTGCGCGGGATGACCTCCGATGAAGCGGTCAGCGCGCTGGAAAAATATCTCGATTCGGTCGCCCTGGCAAACCTGGAAAAAGTATATATCCTGCACGGCAAAGGCACCGGCGCATTGCGTAAAGCGGTCCATGATTACCTCAAAACTCATCCGGCGATCGAGGATTACAGGCTCGGCTATTTCGATGAAGGTGGATCGGGTGTGACAGTGGTAAGCATGAAACAGGTATAACCGCCCTCACAAAAGAGCTTTTAAATCACTGTAACTGACACGGATTATGTCGTTGTCTTCTATAATCCTGGAGAAATCATCCGAAACCAGAAACTGGTAATCCCAGATCCTGACAGCATTGTAATCAAGGTTTTTTCTTTCGCTGTACTGATGATTCAGTGCACGAAAATCATCGCTGTCGTAAGTTGGGTGAAAATAAAGCTCGGTCACCCCGGCCGGCAGGTTCTCGAGCATAAACTTGTATATCGCCAGCCTCTCATTCTTTCTCGGGGTGAGCGACATCGGAATGTACACCAGGTTGTCGGTAAAGATAAGCCCCATTTGAAGAGCCCGTTTGAGTAGCTCTCCCGGAAGATTCATGAGCTCGGCCAGAGCCATGGAACCAAGCCTCACAGGAAGCTTTAACTTATACGCCATATCCATATACAATTCAACAAGATCAGTGTGCAACTGAAGTGCGCCCATATGGGTGTCGAGATGATCTATCTCAAGTCCGGTTTCAGCAATTTTCTCGTATTGCGCAAGGCACTCCGACTTGACCTCAGCCAGCTTAAAACTGTCATACAAGTCGGTAATTTCATTATATAACCCCCCCTCGCCATTAAGAAGCGATGGGATCCGATCGATGGGCATAAGAGGGCGAATGATATCCCCTTCCCATTCCGAGGTCAGGCTGAAATGAACTCCGGTCGGTTTGTGTAGTCTTTTGAGTAACTCGACCGCGTGATCGAATTCCCGGGCTCCGGCAATCAGGGAGACTGAATCGAGGCGTCCGGTTTCAAGCAGATTTGCAACTGCGCTGTTGGTCCCATGACAGATTCCCATGTCATCAGCATTGACTATAACAACTTTGCTACCCGGATCGAAACCGAGCATTTCAGTTAAAGTCACTGCCCGCTCGGATCCGCGCAGGGGTGGCGGTGAGTAGATCTTAAGCAAATCATCATGGCTTTCGAATCGCATTCAGACAATTAGCTCAGTTCCCGACGTTCAGTCAACAACATCTTATGTGAACAGAATTTTTTAGATGATTTTGGATAAAAAAAGATGGGAGTGGTGGAGGGGGGACGCCCGACTCTAACGTCAGGTGGCTGGTTACCCAGCACGCACCACTCCCAAATTTTTCAGTAGGAGCTTTCGATCTTTCACAGTGAAACATCGCAAATAGTATGCCTCAAACTCAGTTTAGTCTGGATTTTTAGGTTCGAGCTGGCGGTTCAGGGATGTATTTGTATCTTGTTCCAGGGCTTAAACTTACAACCACAATTAAGCCCTTACATATAGATTCCCGGTAATTTATACGATTCTACTCATGAAATAAGTTGACAATCCGGCAGTAATTTTATAGAAAAGCGCATAATTTTTCACATATCGTTAAGCCGTTCAGGGTTTCTGACTCGCAAACTAATCCGAAACAATAAAAACCCTCGTTACAGGTCGAATTTTATCGATTTAATCGAGTTTTACATGTTTTTTCAGCAATCTGCTTCTCCGTCGCCGTCGCTGTCACAGGGTTGATTACCACCCGCAAATGAGTAGTTGATAATATAGACCGCATCGGAAACATCGACAGAACTGTCACAGTTAGCATCACCTGACTCAATCGGATCTGGCGGAGTTCCGCCCGCAAAAGCGAAATTGATGATATAGACGGCGTCGGAGACATCGACGCTCTCATCTGAGTTGGCATCACCGCAAACATAGTCAGGCTCAGGTTCGACGACATTGACCGCCATTGAAAGCGGACCGTCGCCGACCGGATAGGCATTGTAAATTGTCCCGGCCGAATCGAGCTCAGTGATATAATCGGCATAGAAATTAGCCGTAAAGATCGTGCTGTCTGTGGCGGGAACGACCGAGATAACTCCGGTTGAGGTCAGAAGCGGATTGTTCTCGTCATGCAGCATCTGGTTGGAGTGGGCATCGAATGTGAAGACCTGCCCGTTTCCGAACCATCCCCCCCCCGCCAGAAAACCGCTGTGACCGGAAACGACAGCGATATCATTGGGAGTGTTGGCGACAGAGGCGCAGTAAAATGAATCCACGACCGTGAGATTTGTGGAATCGACCACATAGATATAGGCAGGAATATCGACATAATTTCCCGAACAGAGGACATACAGTTCACCATCGGAATCGAGCGCCAGATCCTGCGGGTTTTTACCTATATTAACCTGGACCAAAATCGAATCGCCAGAATTATCCCATTTTGCCAGGCGCCCCTGACCATAAGTTGTATCAGCTGGATCAAACTCATTTAGCGTGATAAAACTGCTGTTTTCTGAGACCAGTATCCCCTGGGGCCTGAGACCGATCGGGTAACTTTCGAGAAGTACATGGTTTTTTGTATCGACTTTGCTCAGGGTATTGGCCACGAAGTTAGTAACCAGCATCAGGCTGTCGTCGATGAATGCGCCGTACCACGGATTAGTTCCGGAACCGAGGTCGATCTCGGCAATCAGGCTGTCATTTTCAAGCGCTATGATATACAAATCAGCCGAGGTCGAATTGATCACGTAAGCGAAATTATCTCTGCAAATCACCTGGTTCGGCACAAGACCGAGCTGGATGAAATCATTGTCGACCTGTCCGGTTTCGAGATCGATACGCGAAAGCGTTTCAGCAGTACCGTTTACTACGATCAACTCGTTGGCCGAAGAAGAAACCGAAACCAGCGATAACAATATTAGTGCCGTACATGAAATTTTAAGTATCATTGTTTTTCTCCCTTATTTAGATCACAGGTGAGATTGATTCCGAGCGAATAATTTCGGCCCGGAAGTGGATAGCGTTCGAGTAACTCGTAGCTTTCGGAGAAGACATTGTTCGCAGAAGCTTCGAACTGTATTGTAAAGATATAGACTTCCTGCTTAATCCCGATTGTCAGATCGGTCAGATTGTATGGATCAAGCGATTTGGTGTTGGCACGACGGCTGTACCGTTTGGACACCCATCGATTTTCGATTGACAAAAATATACTGCCCGGGGTCAGGGTGTAGCTTAAGTCAACCATCCGGCGCGGATAAAAGACCAGATCGTTGTCATGATAGTTCGATTCCCAACTGCGATCCTGAGGGTCACACATTGTCAACGCGAAACAGATCTGCCCCAGGTCGCTTAGAAGTTTCCAGCGCAGGTTGAAGCTGACATTTTCGACCACGGCAGAGGAGAGGTTGCGCGGGAAGAATTTCCCGTCAAAGCGACGGGTCCAGTAGATCAGGTCGCGAATATAGCGATGTTCATACTCGATACCGAACCGCCATATCCCGCCCCACATGAAATCGTAATCGAGACCGCTTTTAAATATTTCCGCCTTCTCCGGTTTCAGGTTCGGGTTGCCGACTGAAAAGGCATCTTCTCCCCAGAATAGTGAAGCATAAGTCGGCGCGCGATAAGTATTGGAATAAGATGCGAACAGACTGAATCCACTTAATGCACCTCCATCCAGGCTGACCCTGCAAAACGGCGATGTCAGGGGCTGGTTCAGGCGGGAAACTGTCTGTGAAAGACCGAGATGAATGTGGATATCCTCGAAGACCTGATTGCGCGGTAAATCGAAACGGCTGTCGTAACCTAAACTTAAACTACCACGATTCTCTTCAACAGATAAGGGTGCCTGGTCGGTTTTAACCATATTGGTCTGCCGGAATCGATTGAACTCACTTTCCATTCTTGTGTTGATCTGATGATCGACCGACAGAAGAAAACTGTTTTCCAGATAGACATTTACACGGCTGTCACGGTACTTGCTGTCGTATGGAATAAATGAGTCATGGTCAGCATAATGCTGATGCGAAAGCAGGTAAGTGCCCCCGCCCATGATTTGCCAGCAGGGTTTGAGTTTGAAATTACCTGCAAGCATAAAGCGACGATCCGACTCCGATTTTCCGGCAGTCTCGGTCAATTCATAGACCGCACCCGGAAGACCCGCCTGCGAGGCAACTTCCGAAAAAGTCAGCCTCAGGTCACCACGGTTTTGGAGCATATAATCCAAATTAACGTAAAAAGCAGTGCTCTGGCGGTGATTATTCGAGCGTTTTACTTTCCCCTCTTTGGGATCATCATAATTGAAATCATTGGAAGAGGTTGTTCGAGAAAAAAGCGCTTTTACTGACAGCGATGAATTGAAGCGATGTTCGAAATCCATGCCGGTCGAAGTGTAGGAATAACTGCCAAATTCCTGCCTCAACGAACTCTTTTCCGTATTTGAGTTCCGGCGTGTTATAATATTAACGGTACCCGCTAATCCCCCCGCTCCCATAGCTGAACCGGACCCATCGGTGTAAATCTCAATTTTTTCGACTATCTGCTTGGGGATTCTGTTTAGGTCGACCTCCCCGGTCAAGCGGGAATTGAGCGCTACACCATCGATAAAAACAGCGGTCTGTCTGGCAGGTGCTCCGCCGATTGAAATAGAGGCCGACTGACCGGAAGCCCCCGACGACAGCATCATAACGCCCGCAACATTATCGAGCAGGTCAGCAAGATTTCCCGCCTTTTTGAATTCGGGACTGTCCGAAGATAAAACTATTTTCCCGGCATGATCCGGATCGTAATCAGAAACAACAACCTGGTCTGACTGGGAATAGAGATGTTTAACGAGCACGACATGATGGCAGATGCTGTTTCCGGGCGAGAGCCTGATCTCATTCGACTCATGGCTGTAATATCCCTCGGCGCGCACAATCAGGACAGCTTTCTCGATTCCCGATGTATGGAAACTGTACTGGCCGTTTTGGTCCGTAAACACACTTAACCCGTCGGGTGAAAGAATCACCTCGGCGGAGACAACCGGCTGGCCGCTTCCATGTTCGCTGACCCGGCCGTAGAGCGATATATCAGGATCCGCCATTACTGAAGCATACAAAATAAATAGAAACAATGCTGAAAAGGCCGGGATGCCGAATGGATTCGGGGAGCAGTAAGGTCGTTTGCAGGAGGACATGATTAAACTCTCCTCGCCCGCGCAAGGTTGAAGTTCAAACCATCCGGCAGGTCTCCTGACTTCACGGTTTCGAACCCGAAACCCGACCTTCCCATCATATCTGACAGTGGTGTTATCACATTTTCGTGATAGCAGGTTTCAGTAACCGCATACAGTAGCGGGGCTGTGACGGATTCTCACCGCCTTCCCTGTTAGGCTGCATGCACCGGACAATTGTCGAATTTAATTTAAAGATATGGTTCATGAAGTCAAAGTCAAGCAAAAACAAATCATCCCCGGTCAGCGGCGAGTTGGCCGCAGGCGGCCTTGATATCTGCCCCGCGCGAATTGCGCACCGTGACTGCCGGCGCACGCGGATAGAGGTAATCCCTGAATGCCAGGAGATCTTCGTTGGTGGAGGGCTTTAAGTCGGGAGGCATATCCTCTGCTGGATTGTAATTGATCAGGTTTATCTTGCAGGGTACTCCCTTGATGAATTCGGCCAGTTTCTGAGCCATTTCGAGCGTATCGGTAATCCCGGACAGCATCAGGTATTCAAATGTCACACGCATACCGAACTTGTCGCAATAGTACTGTGCGGCGCGCTTGAGTTCCGGCAACGGGTACTTATTCGCAATCGGCATCAATTTTCGCCTCACATCCTGGTCAGCGCAGTTGAGCGAGATTGCCAGACGGATTTTGAGCAAATCGTCGCTGAGGCGGTAGATGCCGTCGACATGCCCGGAAGTCGAGATCGTGATCTTGCGGTAACCGATGCCAAAGCCTTTTTCAGAACGAAGTATTTCGACAGCCTTTTTGATATTTTCGTAGTTCAGAAACGGCTCACCCATCCCCATGAAAACCAGGTTGGTAATCCGTTCCTCAGATGACAGCCCGGCCCTGATAACAGCCACCTGAGCGAGAATCTCACCCACCTCCAAATCACGCATGAATCCCATACCGGAAGTTCTGCAGAATTGACATCCCAGCGGACATCCGACCTGCGAGGAAATACACAAAGTCAGGCGGTCATATTCGGGAATCTTGACTGCTTCGACACAATCGCCATCACCGAGACGAAAGAGATACTTGATCGTACCGTCCGCTGATCTTTGAACTTTTTCTACCACAGGCAGGCTGACATGGCAGTTGTTTTCCAGCTCGGACCTGAATCCCTTGGAGAGGTTGGTCATATCTGAGAAATCGTAACGGCCTTTCTGGTACATCCATTGAAACAACTGTCTGCCGGCGAATTTTTTGTACCCTTTGTCGAGGACAAACTTTTCGAGTTCAGTCTCTGTCAAACCGAACAGGTTAGTCATTGCGGTCACTCTTTCTCAGTTTGAACATTATCTTGATCGGCACACCTTCGAACTTGAAGTGATCTCGAAGCTGATTCTCGAGGTATCGCTGATAATCATCTTTTATCAGCTTGGGGAAATTAGAGAAAATTATGAAACGCGGGGGTTTGATGTCGACCTGTGTTATGTAAAGCAGGCGGATATGCTTGCCCTGCACCGCCGGTGGATGTTTCCGGGCGACTGTCTTTTCCAAAAATTTGTTCAATTCGGAGGTCTTGATGCGTTTATTCTGTTCGTCATCGACATATTGCATAAACTTAAACATGCGCATGACTTTCCTGCCGGTCAAAGCAGACATGAACATAATCGGTATAAACCTGTAGGTCGGAATCTTGTTGTAGATGGCCTGCCGATATCGATCGGCCATATCCTGACCTGCATCAATCAGGTCCCACTTGTTAACACACAGCACAAGCGCTTTGCCCGCTTTCATGATCTGGTTGATAATCTGGACATCCTGGTTCAGGAGACCCTCCTGGGCTTCAATCAGGAGCATGGCCACATCACAGCGTTCGAGTGCCTTGATTGTCCTCAAGGTCATAAAGTACTCGAGGTTTTCCTTGATTCTCGATCTGCGCCTGAGCCCGGCCGTGTCGATCAGTATATATTCGCGGTCTTCGAAACGGACCGCAAGATCGACCGCGTCGCGGGTCGTGCCGGGAATATCTGTGACTATCTGCCTCTGGCACCCGAGTAGAAAGTTAACCAGGGAGGATTTACCGACATTGGGACGGCCCAGTATCGCAATCTTGAGCTTGTCCGATTCAGGCTCGTCAACCTGTTCCGGCATTAATTCAGTCAGTCGATCGAGCATATCCGCCAGGTTGAGACCATTCGCGGCGGATATAGGCTGTGGCTCATCCAATCCGAGGTTCATGAACTCATAGACATCGATAGCCAGATCGGGATTATCGGCCTTGTTGGCAACGAGGAGAACCGGCTTGTCCTGCTTTAAGAGCCTGACAGCGATTTCACGATCGAGATCGGTAGGTCCCACCCGGGCATCGACAATGAAGATTATCTGGTCGGCTTCCTCGATTGCGGCCTCGGCTTGCTCACGCACCATCGTCTCGATCAGGTCCTCAGATTTGGGGACATATCCTCCCGTATCGATCAAGTTGAATTCGCGGCCGTTCCATTCGCCCTTGCTGTAGATACGGTCACGAGTCACACCCGGCTGGTCATCCGTGATCGAGAGACGGTCGCGGATAATCCGGTTGAACATGGTCGACTTACCGACATTCGGTCGACCAACTATCGCCACCAGTGGTAACGGCATCAGCTGTACCTCCTCAGAATCGGCATGCAGGTAGTATACGGAGAATAGCACCCTGCCACCACCGGTATATTTAACTTGGCGGAAATATCTTCAGGAGTCCAGTCGTCCAGGAACTTCCCCTCGCTGTTGAGACAGTTTGGAGGCAACAGGATAACATCATAACAACATTTTTGCTTTTTGAGGTTGCGATAGATATCCTCACCTCCCAGAAGTCCTGACACAGTGATCGAATTCCCCAGAAGCTTGTTTTCGACCGCCGACACATCGATATCGAAGTTTTCGATTCGCTCGAGTTTTTGAGCCAAGACCTGAGGCAACAGTTTTTCCATGAGCATCCCCGTCACCACAACCGCGCGCAGTTTCCTGGTCAGGTGTATTGCCGGCAGTTTCCTGCTTGAAAGCAATTGCCTGAGCATCCCCACCCCGTCCTCGATCTGGGGAAAGCCATCGTAGTATCCTCTGGATGGGATCTCCCTTTTAGCCAGAATAAAGAACTCATCGGCCGGATAAACAAAGCGACAGTCAAGACGCTTCTGAAAAGCAGATTGCATTTTTTCGATCTGGTCCAATGCTGAAACCGCTGTTGCAGGTGTTACCGGATCCAGCTCGGGCAGATATTTCCTGTGAGCTGTCAGCCCGACAGGAACGACCGCGACTGAACTCAGATGGGGATACATCCGCGACAAATCCGTAACCGTCCGCTCCAGGTGGATTTTGTCGTTGATTCCCGGGCACAACACCACCTGCGTATGCAAATCGATTCCGGCCGATATCAGCCTTGTAAGCTGAGGTCTGAGCGGGGGCAGATTCTTTTTTCCCAGCATATATTCGCGTAGTTTTTCGTCAGTGGAATGAACCGAAATATACAAAGGCGACAAATGCATCTCGATAATCCGCTCGAAATCGGCCTCGCTCAGATTTGTCAAGGTTATGTAGTTTCCATGAAGAAACGACTGACGATAATCCTCGTCTTTGAGATAGAGGCTTTTACGCAAACCTCCGGGTAACTGGTGGATAAAACAGAAGATACATTTATTGCGGCATTTTTTGATCGGATCCGGTTCAAATTCGAGTTCGAGAGGCCCGAACTCGGAAGCGTCATACTCAATCTCCTCCTCCGAACCATCGCGCTTACGAATCTGCAATTTCAGGAAATCATCTGTCGAATGATACTTGAAATCGAGCAGGTCATTTATTGGATTACCGTTGATCGCAACCAGGCAATCGCCCGGTTCGAGCTGTGGTTCATATATTTCGCACTTGCTGATTTTCAACATATCACAAAATAACAAAGCGGCGGACGGGACTCGAACCCGCAACAACCAGCTTGGGAAGCTGGTGCTCTACCATTGAACTACCGCCGCAAACCGATAACAAAACACTAATATAAATAGAAATTGCCTGTCAGGCAACAGAATTGAGAAGACTCGAATAGGAATGATTAGACTATCCGGCCATGGATAGCATAGGATAAAATTAAGATTCCCAGGCTAATATCTTATCAAGCGGGAGCACTGCTCTTTTTGGCAGTTTCAGCCTGAGATTTTTCCTGCTCTTTTTTGGCTTCCTCGACGGCCTCTTTACGTTGCTGGGCTTCGAAAGTGGCCTTATCGTACGGCCCCGCCATGATGTTATCATCATAGTATTCGAACAGGGTCGGGCCTCGTTCGGACTGGAGTTCCTTGTACTTGATCCCGATATGGGCCTGGACTCCGGGAAAGGCCTGTAACTCGGCAACGATTTTGGCCTTGATCAGCGACTTGAATTTCTCCTTGAGTTCTATTTTGCGCTGTTTGAGAGCCT
Coding sequences:
- a CDS encoding ChbG/HpnK family deacetylase, translated to MRFESHDDLLKIYSPPPLRGSERAVTLTEMLGFDPGSKVVIVNADDMGICHGTNSAVANLLETGRLDSVSLIAGAREFDHAVELLKRLHKPTGVHFSLTSEWEGDIIRPLMPIDRIPSLLNGEGGLYNEITDLYDSFKLAEVKSECLAQYEKIAETGLEIDHLDTHMGALQLHTDLVELYMDMAYKLKLPVRLGSMALAELMNLPGELLKRALQMGLIFTDNLVYIPMSLTPRKNERLAIYKFMLENLPAGVTELYFHPTYDSDDFRALNHQYSERKNLDYNAVRIWDYQFLVSDDFSRIIEDNDIIRVSYSDLKALL
- a CDS encoding TonB-dependent receptor — protein: MSSCKRPYCSPNPFGIPAFSALFLFILYASVMADPDISLYGRVSEHGSGQPVVSAEVILSPDGLSVFTDQNGQYSFHTSGIEKAVLIVRAEGYYSHESNEIRLSPGNSICHHVVLVKHLYSQSDQVVVSDYDPDHAGKIVLSSDSPEFKKAGNLADLLDNVAGVMMLSSGASGQSASISIGGAPARQTAVFIDGVALNSRLTGEVDLNRIPKQIVEKIEIYTDGSGSAMGAGGLAGTVNIITRRNSNTEKSSLRQEFGSYSYTSTGMDFEHRFNSSLSVKALFSRTTSSNDFNYDDPKEGKVKRSNNHRQSTAFYVNLDYMLQNRGDLRLTFSEVASQAGLPGAVYELTETAGKSESDRRFMLAGNFKLKPCWQIMGGGTYLLSHQHYADHDSFIPYDSKYRDSRVNVYLENSFLLSVDHQINTRMESEFNRFRQTNMVKTDQAPLSVEENRGSLSLGYDSRFDLPRNQVFEDIHIHLGLSQTVSRLNQPLTSPFCRVSLDGGALSGFSLFASYSNTYRAPTYASLFWGEDAFSVGNPNLKPEKAEIFKSGLDYDFMWGGIWRFGIEYEHRYIRDLIYWTRRFDGKFFPRNLSSAVVENVSFNLRWKLLSDLGQICFALTMCDPQDRSWESNYHDNDLVFYPRRMVDLSYTLTPGSIFLSIENRWVSKRYSRRANTKSLDPYNLTDLTIGIKQEVYIFTIQFEASANNVFSESYELLERYPLPGRNYSLGINLTCDLNKGEKQ
- a CDS encoding DUF512 domain-containing protein encodes the protein MLKISKCEIYEPQLEPGDCLVAINGNPINDLLDFKYHSTDDFLKLQIRKRDGSEEEIEYDASEFGPLELEFEPDPIKKCRNKCIFCFIHQLPGGLRKSLYLKDEDYRQSFLHGNYITLTNLSEADFERIIEMHLSPLYISVHSTDEKLREYMLGKKNLPPLRPQLTRLISAGIDLHTQVVLCPGINDKIHLERTVTDLSRMYPHLSSVAVVPVGLTAHRKYLPELDPVTPATAVSALDQIEKMQSAFQKRLDCRFVYPADEFFILAKREIPSRGYYDGFPQIEDGVGMLRQLLSSRKLPAIHLTRKLRAVVVTGMLMEKLLPQVLAQKLERIENFDIDVSAVENKLLGNSITVSGLLGGEDIYRNLKKQKCCYDVILLPPNCLNSEGKFLDDWTPEDISAKLNIPVVAGCYSPYTTCMPILRRYS
- a CDS encoding ribosome biogenesis GTPase Der; this encodes MPLPLVAIVGRPNVGKSTMFNRIIRDRLSITDDQPGVTRDRIYSKGEWNGREFNLIDTGGYVPKSEDLIETMVREQAEAAIEEADQIIFIVDARVGPTDLDREIAVRLLKQDKPVLLVANKADNPDLAIDVYEFMNLGLDEPQPISAANGLNLADMLDRLTELMPEQVDEPESDKLKIAILGRPNVGKSSLVNFLLGCQRQIVTDIPGTTRDAVDLAVRFEDREYILIDTAGLRRRSRIKENLEYFMTLRTIKALERCDVAMLLIEAQEGLLNQDVQIINQIMKAGKALVLCVNKWDLIDAGQDMADRYRQAIYNKIPTYRFIPIMFMSALTGRKVMRMFKFMQYVDDEQNKRIKTSELNKFLEKTVARKHPPAVQGKHIRLLYITQVDIKPPRFIIFSNFPKLIKDDYQRYLENQLRDHFKFEGVPIKIMFKLRKSDRND
- the rlmN gene encoding 23S rRNA (adenine(2503)-C(2))-methyltransferase RlmN, with translation MTNLFGLTETELEKFVLDKGYKKFAGRQLFQWMYQKGRYDFSDMTNLSKGFRSELENNCHVSLPVVEKVQRSADGTIKYLFRLGDGDCVEAVKIPEYDRLTLCISSQVGCPLGCQFCRTSGMGFMRDLEVGEILAQVAVIRAGLSSEERITNLVFMGMGEPFLNYENIKKAVEILRSEKGFGIGYRKITISTSGHVDGIYRLSDDLLKIRLAISLNCADQDVRRKLMPIANKYPLPELKRAAQYYCDKFGMRVTFEYLMLSGITDTLEMAQKLAEFIKGVPCKINLINYNPAEDMPPDLKPSTNEDLLAFRDYLYPRAPAVTVRNSRGADIKAACGQLAADRG
- a CDS encoding endonuclease MutS2; the protein is MDKQTLDKLEFSRIRESLSQKCYSPPGLAFSEALYPLTDHDKISAELDETAQMTEILRFEEPFPLETVDPVDDYLYRLKIDNTYLDPSEYRKIAHFINVCDRIKRYFRNKSEKYTLITSYIKEIASAPEICQKVEKAIDRDGEIKDSASSKLRKIRIDKQVVRNRILDRLESMLSNRRSSGDRQDDLVTIRDGRYVIPVSSSDFTSKSGVVHGRSKSGATFFVEPMQTVEMNNQLRGLYLEEEAEIERILIDIGDSIRERSDELKANYQIIGRIDFLHAKARLAVQLDCNKPELAHKALLELNQARHPLLIMAHEDKHKVVPLDLSLGVDFNCLVITGPNMGGKTVALKTAGLLALMAQSGLLIPAGENCKVGIFDHVFADIGDEQSIELSLSTFSAHISRIISAIKECRQSSLILIDELGAGTDPVEGSALGEAILNEILRCRGKAVVTTHYSALKTLPEKDRRIQNASLEFNQKTLEPTYRLKIGLPGSSYAIEMAKRLGMPEKVVAEAVKLVGSQERNLAELISKLQSATQKAEFERKVMNEQKAAIDEAKTFYENKKAEIEKSEKEHKKNAEKEARVLVEKTRADLERLIKEIKESQASKKSVKKSHEYIDRKREELREKTTDFKAKPEQSLSPGDRVLVENLQAEGELLDKNANTGIWRVQVGNLVVNTSDGLLKKLKSKEKAPKPPAGVNYAPFSDISMQISLRGMTSDEAVSALEKYLDSVALANLEKVYILHGKGTGALRKAVHDYLKTHPAIEDYRLGYFDEGGSGVTVVSMKQV